Proteins encoded by one window of Planctomycetia bacterium:
- the cpaB gene encoding Flp pilus assembly protein CpaB, giving the protein MARISTGTMTVAIFAVLFGLVGAYALRAALTKPEVEPPPPPKTIPVPIASVAIPAGRQITLGDMVLLPMTGEDMRNRKYNLEQVMLDSSQIIGRILQTEMKPGDPFLTVNMYAQGTGPKLSDKLKPGMRAVTIAIDNLNAVGGSTVEGSFVDILFRARKRAADLANDRPEIPATTVTLLENVEVLSVGRIDMAARRGQEEENVDVRDINSASIGKGYGSNYQGAGVVSVTIAVSPDQANVLKAVIGQGDMSLSLRNEGASGAPPAPQGQSSATPNKYTLESVLGIKNASIAGLDKIEIFRGGWSRQNVHYQNDKVIREEVSLIPGIAPSTPFPVPAKVPAAQEPATNGSDDKTFSPSPRIINNGFGNSGQFDNMDGGRRFYGR; this is encoded by the coding sequence ATGGCTCGTATCAGTACCGGCACGATGACCGTTGCCATTTTCGCCGTGTTGTTCGGACTCGTCGGCGCCTACGCTTTGCGGGCCGCGCTGACCAAGCCGGAAGTCGAACCGCCGCCGCCGCCGAAAACCATTCCGGTGCCGATCGCATCGGTCGCCATTCCGGCCGGACGCCAGATCACCTTAGGTGATATGGTGCTCTTGCCGATGACGGGCGAAGACATGCGGAACCGTAAATACAACCTCGAGCAAGTCATGCTCGATTCCAGCCAAATCATCGGCCGGATCCTGCAAACAGAGATGAAGCCCGGCGATCCGTTTCTCACCGTGAACATGTATGCCCAAGGGACCGGTCCGAAGTTGTCGGACAAGCTCAAGCCGGGCATGCGCGCCGTGACGATCGCGATCGACAACCTGAACGCCGTCGGCGGCTCGACCGTCGAAGGAAGCTTCGTCGATATTCTGTTCCGCGCTCGCAAACGGGCCGCCGATCTCGCGAACGATCGTCCGGAAATTCCGGCCACGACGGTCACGCTCTTGGAAAACGTCGAAGTCTTGTCCGTCGGTCGGATCGATATGGCCGCTCGCCGCGGTCAAGAAGAAGAGAACGTCGACGTTCGCGACATCAACTCCGCGAGCATCGGCAAAGGCTACGGCAGCAACTATCAAGGGGCCGGAGTCGTCAGCGTGACGATCGCCGTCTCGCCGGATCAAGCGAACGTACTCAAGGCGGTGATCGGTCAAGGCGATATGTCGCTGTCGCTTCGCAACGAAGGTGCGAGCGGTGCTCCTCCGGCTCCGCAAGGGCAAAGCAGCGCGACGCCGAACAAGTACACGCTCGAAAGCGTCCTCGGCATCAAGAACGCCTCGATCGCAGGCCTCGACAAGATCGAAATCTTTCGAGGAGGTTGGTCGCGGCAGAACGTGCATTACCAGAACGACAAAGTCATCCGTGAAGAAGTCAGCTTGATTCCCGGCATCGCACCGTCGACTCCGTTCCCGGTTCCGGCCAAGGTTCCTGCCGCCCAAGAACCCGCCACGAACGGCTCGGACGACAAGACCTTCAGCCCCTCGCCGCGGATCATCAACAACGGCTTCGGCAACTCGGGACAGTTCGACAACATGGACGGCGGCCGCCGTTTCTACGGTCGCTAG